The following proteins are co-located in the Carassius gibelio isolate Cgi1373 ecotype wild population from Czech Republic chromosome A9, carGib1.2-hapl.c, whole genome shotgun sequence genome:
- the LOC128019420 gene encoding MIT domain-containing protein 1: MAQDFLPGMESSAISVLKRAVELDTSSRFQEALVCYQEGIQLLMHVLKAVKDDSKKGHYREKIKGYMDRAEQIKDHVNKLKEEGKYHEQIKIADSSIGFSYESLFKPYTRDGLTEVWVEDAYVRHVHQLYNFLRFCEMLLKCPCKVKTIHLLTSQDENSSQQTSALAEIKQSLQSQNVCLDIQYSSTIHDREIRFDNGWIIKIGRGLDYFKKPKGRFSVGYCDYDLRECHETTVDIFHTKHTKKA; this comes from the exons ATGGCTCAGGATTTCCTCCCAGGCATGGAGAGCTCCGCAATCTCGGTCTTAAAGAGAGCCGTGGAGCTGGACACCAGCTCGCGCTTTCAGGAGGCTCTGGTGTGCTACCAGGAGGGGATCCAGCTCCTGATGCATGTGCTGAAAG CTGTGAAAGATGATTCAAAGAAGGGCCACTACAGAGAGAAGATCAAAGGCTACATGGACCGAGCAGAACAGATCAAAGACCATGTGAACAAACTGAAAGAAG AGGGTAAATACCACGAGCAGATAAAGATAGCAGACAGTTCCATTGGTTTCAGCTATGAATCGCTCTTCAAACCCTACACTAGAGACGGACTGACTGAAGTCTGGGTGGAAGATGCTTATGTACGGCATGTCCATCAG CTGTATAATTTCCTTCGTTTCTGTGAAATGCTGCTGAAGTGCCCGTGTAAAGTAAAGACGATTCACCTTCTGACCTCGCAGGATGAG AACAGCTCTCAGCAAACCAGTGCCCTGGCAGAAATAAAGCAGTCTCTGCAGAGTCAAAACGTCTGTCTGGACATCCAGTACTCCTCTACTATTCATGACCGGGAGATCAG GTTTGATAATGGCTGGATTATTAAGATTGGCAGGGGACTCGATTATTTTAAAAAACCCAAG GGTCGCTTCTCTGTCGGATACTGTGATTACGATTTAAGAGAGTGTCATGAGACTACTGTGGACATTTTTCATACAAAACACACGAAGAAGGCATAA